A single window of Streptomyces cathayae DNA harbors:
- a CDS encoding NAD+ synthase, with product MPQLRLALNQIDSRVGDLTGNAEAIVRWTRHSAEQGAHLVAFPEMALTGYPVEDLALRSSFVAASRAALRSLAARLADEGFGELPVLVGYLDRSDTDRPKYGRPAGAPRNAAAVLYGGDVVLGFAKHHLPNYGVFDEFRYFVPGETLPVLRLHGVDVAFAICEDLWQDGGRVPAARSARAGLLLSVNASPYERNKDDTRLELVRKRAQEAGCTTAYLAMTGGQDDLVFDGDSIVVDQGGEVVARAPQFAEECVVLDLDLPAAAADAPASGEVVDDGLRIDRVVLSEAPLPAYPAERKGTRAEPLDDDEEVYSALVTGLRAYVGKNGFESVLIGLSGGIDSALVAAIACDAVGAEHVYGVSMPSRYSSDHSRDDAAELARRTGLHYRTVAIEPMFDAYMGALGLSGLAEENLQSRLRGTTLMAISNQEGQIVLAPGNKSELAVGYSTLYGDSVGAYGPIKDVYKTSVFRLAEWRNRAARERGQTPPIPENSITKPPSAELRPDQVDTDSLPDYPVLDAILELYVDRDRGADEIVAGGFDAELVHKTLRMVDRAEYKRRQYPPGTKISPKGFGKDRRLPITSGWRE from the coding sequence GTGCCTCAACTACGTCTCGCCCTGAATCAGATCGACTCGCGCGTCGGCGACCTCACCGGCAACGCCGAGGCGATCGTCCGCTGGACCCGGCACTCCGCCGAACAGGGAGCCCACCTCGTGGCGTTCCCGGAGATGGCGCTGACCGGGTATCCCGTCGAGGACCTCGCCCTGAGGTCGTCCTTCGTGGCGGCTTCCCGCGCGGCCCTGCGCTCCCTGGCCGCGCGGCTCGCCGACGAGGGGTTCGGGGAACTGCCCGTCCTCGTCGGCTACCTCGACCGCAGCGACACCGACCGGCCGAAGTACGGCCGGCCCGCCGGTGCGCCGCGCAACGCGGCGGCCGTGCTGTACGGCGGTGACGTGGTGCTGGGCTTCGCCAAGCACCACCTGCCCAACTACGGCGTCTTCGACGAGTTCCGGTACTTCGTGCCCGGCGAGACCCTGCCCGTGCTGCGGCTGCACGGCGTGGACGTCGCCTTCGCCATCTGTGAGGACCTGTGGCAGGACGGCGGGCGGGTGCCGGCCGCCCGGTCGGCGCGGGCCGGGCTGCTCCTGTCGGTCAACGCCTCGCCGTACGAGCGGAACAAGGACGACACCCGGCTCGAGCTCGTGCGCAAGCGGGCCCAGGAGGCGGGGTGCACGACGGCCTACCTCGCGATGACCGGCGGGCAGGACGACCTCGTCTTCGACGGGGACTCGATCGTCGTCGACCAGGGCGGTGAGGTCGTGGCGCGCGCACCGCAGTTCGCCGAGGAGTGCGTGGTGCTGGACCTCGACCTGCCGGCGGCCGCCGCCGACGCGCCCGCGTCCGGCGAGGTCGTCGACGACGGGCTGCGGATCGACCGCGTCGTCCTGTCCGAGGCGCCGCTGCCCGCCTACCCGGCGGAGCGGAAGGGGACGCGGGCCGAGCCGCTCGACGACGACGAGGAGGTGTACTCCGCGCTGGTCACGGGTCTTCGCGCGTACGTCGGGAAGAACGGGTTCGAGTCCGTGCTGATCGGGCTGTCCGGGGGCATCGACTCGGCGCTCGTCGCCGCGATCGCCTGCGACGCGGTGGGCGCGGAGCACGTGTACGGCGTCTCGATGCCGTCCAGGTACTCCTCGGACCACTCCAGGGACGACGCGGCGGAGCTGGCGCGGCGGACCGGGCTGCACTACCGGACGGTCGCCATCGAGCCGATGTTCGACGCGTACATGGGGGCGCTGGGGCTGTCCGGGCTGGCGGAGGAGAACCTGCAGTCCAGGCTGCGCGGGACGACGCTCATGGCGATCTCCAACCAGGAGGGCCAGATCGTGCTGGCGCCGGGCAACAAGTCGGAGCTGGCCGTCGGTTACTCGACGCTGTACGGGGACTCGGTGGGGGCGTACGGGCCCATCAAGGACGTGTACAAGACGTCGGTGTTCCGGCTCGCCGAGTGGCGGAACCGGGCGGCGCGGGAGCGGGGGCAGACGCCTCCGATCCCGGAGAACTCGATCACGAAGCCGCCCAGTGCCGAGCTGCGGCCGGACCAGGTCGACACGGACTCGCTGCCGGACTACCCGGTGCTCGACGCGATCCTCGAGCTGTACGTCGACCGGGACCGCGGGGCGGACGAGATCGTCGCGGGCGGGTTCGACGCGGAGCTGGTGCACAAGACGCTGCGGATGGTCGACCGGGCCGAGTACAAGCGGCGGCAGTACCCGCCGGGGACGAAGATCTCCCCGAAGGGCTTCGGCAAGGACCGCCGGCTGCCGATCACGAGCGGCTGGCGGGAGTAG
- a CDS encoding RrF2 family transcriptional regulator, which produces MRLLRSTDLALRVLMRLVVAGDSNPTTRDVAAAVDVPYTHAAKVVAELQHMGLLTARRGRGGGLALTERGRTASVGAVVRAFEGEDDVVDCEGTSALAACPLRSDCRLRGALRRAQEAFFASLDPLTVADLATGPTGPLLLQISRAL; this is translated from the coding sequence ATGAGGCTGCTGCGCTCCACCGACCTCGCCCTGCGGGTCCTGATGCGCCTCGTGGTGGCAGGCGACTCCAACCCGACGACGCGCGATGTCGCGGCGGCCGTCGACGTGCCCTACACCCACGCCGCCAAGGTCGTCGCCGAGCTCCAGCACATGGGACTGCTCACGGCCCGGCGCGGCCGGGGCGGCGGCCTCGCCCTCACGGAGCGGGGCCGCACCGCCTCGGTGGGCGCCGTGGTCCGCGCCTTCGAGGGGGAGGACGACGTCGTCGACTGCGAGGGCACCTCGGCCCTCGCGGCCTGCCCGCTCCGTTCCGACTGCCGCCTGCGGGGCGCGCTGCGGCGGGCCCAGGAGGCGTTCTTCGCCTCACTGGACCCGCTCACGGTGGCGGACCTCGCCACGGGCCCGACGGGCCCGCTCCTGCTGCAGATCTCCCGGGCGCTTTAG
- a CDS encoding globin domain-containing protein, with translation MLSEQSAVTVRATLPAVGGALSEITERFYAGMFAARPELLRDLFNRGNQAAGTQREALAGSIAAFATHLLDHPDDRPDAMLQRIAHKHASLGITPDQYAIVHEHLFAAIVEVLGEAVTPEVAAAWEEVYWLMANALVAVEKRLYEEQGGPSWRAWEVVERVTETADVASFRLRPVDGGPVRDFRPGQYVSVRVALEDGARQIRQYSLSGAPGPDERQFSVKRVHDEDGTPEGEVSGHLHARVRVGDVLELSEAHGDLVLDAEPGTPLLLASAGIGVTPMTAMLAHLADGGHQAPVTVVHGDRSPADHALRADHEGYAAKLADSTVRFWYEQDAPAGAATGYVDLTDVPVAPGTRAYLCGPLPFMRTVREQLIGKGVAPADIHYEVFGPDLWLAKQG, from the coding sequence ATGCTGTCCGAGCAGTCCGCCGTCACCGTCCGTGCCACGCTTCCCGCCGTCGGAGGGGCCCTCAGCGAGATAACCGAGCGCTTCTACGCCGGGATGTTCGCCGCCCGCCCCGAACTGCTGCGCGACCTGTTCAACCGCGGCAACCAGGCCGCGGGCACCCAGCGCGAGGCCCTCGCCGGTTCCATCGCGGCCTTCGCCACGCATCTGCTGGACCACCCCGACGACCGGCCCGACGCCATGCTGCAGCGCATCGCGCACAAGCACGCCTCCCTCGGCATCACCCCGGACCAGTACGCCATCGTCCACGAGCACCTGTTCGCCGCCATCGTGGAGGTCCTGGGCGAGGCCGTCACCCCCGAGGTCGCGGCCGCCTGGGAGGAGGTCTACTGGCTGATGGCGAACGCCCTCGTCGCCGTCGAGAAGCGGCTCTACGAGGAGCAGGGCGGCCCGAGCTGGCGCGCCTGGGAGGTCGTCGAGCGGGTCACCGAGACCGCCGACGTCGCCTCCTTCCGGCTGCGTCCGGTCGACGGGGGCCCGGTGCGGGACTTCCGCCCGGGCCAGTACGTCTCCGTCCGCGTCGCCCTCGAGGACGGCGCCCGGCAGATCCGCCAGTACAGCCTGTCGGGGGCGCCCGGTCCGGACGAGCGGCAGTTCAGCGTCAAGCGCGTGCACGACGAGGACGGTACGCCCGAGGGTGAGGTCTCCGGCCACCTCCACGCGCGGGTGCGGGTCGGTGACGTCCTGGAGCTGTCCGAGGCGCACGGCGACCTAGTCCTCGACGCCGAGCCCGGCACCCCCCTCCTGCTGGCCTCGGCGGGGATCGGGGTCACCCCGATGACCGCGATGCTGGCGCACCTCGCCGACGGCGGGCACCAGGCTCCGGTCACCGTCGTGCACGGCGACCGCTCCCCCGCCGACCACGCCCTGCGCGCCGACCACGAGGGGTACGCGGCCAAGCTGGCGGACTCCACCGTGCGCTTCTGGTACGAGCAGGACGCCCCGGCCGGCGCCGCCACCGGCTACGTCGACCTCACGGACGTACCGGTGGCACCGGGCACGCGCGCGTACCTGTGCGGTCCGCTGCCCTTCATGCGGACGGTGCGGGAGCAGCTGATCGGCAAGGGCGTCGCCCCGGCCGACATCCACTACGAGGTGTTCGGCCCGGACCTGTGGCTGGCCAAGCAGGGCTGA
- a CDS encoding glutamine synthetase family protein, producing MDKQQEFVLRTLEERDIRFVRLWFTDVLGFLKSVAVAPAELEQAFDEGIGFDGSAIEGFARVYESDMIAKPDPSTFQILPWRAEAPGTARMFCDILMPDGSPSFADPRYVLKRALARTSDMGFTFYTHPEIEFFLLKDKPLDGSRPTPADNSGYFDHTPQNVGQDFRRQAITMLESMGISVEFSHHEGAPGQQEIDLRYADALSTADNIMTFRLVMKQVALEQGVQATFMPKPFSEHPGSGMHTHLSLFEGDRNAFYESGAEYQLSKIGRSFIAGLLKHAAEVSAVTNQWVNSYKRIWGGSERTAGAGGEAPSYICWGHNNRSALVRVPMYKPGKTGSARVEVRSIDSGANPYLTYALLLAAGLKGVEESYELPPGAEDDVWALSDAERRALGIEPLPQNLGESLTLMERSDLVAETLGEHVFDFFLRNKKQEWEEYRSEVTAFELRKNLPVL from the coding sequence ATGGACAAGCAGCAGGAGTTCGTGCTCCGGACGTTGGAGGAGCGCGACATCCGGTTCGTACGGCTGTGGTTCACGGACGTGCTGGGCTTCCTGAAGTCCGTGGCCGTGGCCCCGGCCGAACTGGAGCAGGCCTTCGACGAGGGCATCGGCTTCGACGGCTCGGCGATCGAGGGCTTCGCCCGGGTGTACGAGTCCGACATGATCGCCAAGCCGGACCCGTCGACGTTCCAGATCCTGCCCTGGCGTGCCGAGGCCCCCGGCACGGCCCGCATGTTCTGCGACATCCTCATGCCGGACGGCTCCCCGTCCTTCGCCGACCCGCGCTACGTCCTCAAGCGCGCCCTGGCCCGCACCTCCGACATGGGCTTCACCTTCTACACCCACCCCGAGATCGAGTTCTTCCTGCTGAAGGACAAGCCCCTCGACGGCAGCCGCCCGACCCCCGCCGACAACTCCGGCTACTTCGACCACACGCCGCAGAACGTCGGCCAGGACTTCCGCCGCCAGGCCATCACGATGCTGGAGTCGATGGGCATCTCGGTGGAGTTCTCCCACCACGAGGGCGCCCCCGGCCAGCAGGAGATCGACCTGCGCTACGCGGACGCGCTCTCCACGGCCGACAACATCATGACGTTCCGCCTGGTCATGAAGCAGGTGGCGCTGGAACAGGGCGTGCAGGCCACGTTCATGCCGAAGCCGTTCTCGGAGCACCCGGGCAGCGGCATGCACACCCACCTCTCCCTCTTCGAGGGCGACCGCAACGCCTTCTACGAGTCGGGCGCGGAGTACCAGCTCTCCAAGATCGGCCGCTCCTTCATCGCGGGCCTGCTGAAGCACGCGGCGGAGGTCTCCGCGGTCACCAACCAGTGGGTCAACTCCTACAAGCGCATCTGGGGCGGCTCCGAGCGCACCGCCGGCGCCGGCGGCGAGGCCCCCTCGTACATCTGCTGGGGCCACAACAACCGCTCGGCCCTGGTGCGCGTTCCCATGTACAAGCCGGGCAAGACCGGCTCGGCCCGCGTCGAGGTCCGCTCGATCGACTCCGGCGCCAACCCGTACCTGACCTACGCGCTCCTCCTGGCCGCCGGCCTGAAGGGCGTGGAGGAGAGCTACGAACTCCCGCCCGGCGCCGAGGACGACGTCTGGGCCCTCTCCGACGCCGAACGCCGCGCCCTCGGCATCGAACCCCTCCCGCAGAACCTCGGCGAGTCCCTCACCCTGATGGAACGCAGCGACCTGGTCGCCGAGACCCTCGGCGAACACGTCTTCGATTTCTTCCTGCGCAACAAGAAGCAGGAGTGGGAGGAGTACCGCTCCGAGGTCACCGCGTTCGAACTGCGCAAGAACCTGCCGGTGTTGTAA
- a CDS encoding helix-turn-helix domain-containing protein: MNHSEWKTRRTRKLLGETVEESAAYVEAGCAFALGQAVDDRRTALVLSQAEPARRAEMTQPQISDIEGGDSVPTLPLLTRLAKALDAALTIGLDRDTSAFTFTPHGGHQPEEASADGRGSAA; the protein is encoded by the coding sequence ATGAACCACTCCGAGTGGAAGACCCGCCGGACCAGGAAGCTTCTGGGGGAGACGGTCGAGGAATCCGCCGCCTACGTCGAAGCCGGGTGTGCCTTCGCCCTCGGCCAGGCTGTTGATGACCGGCGTACCGCGCTCGTCCTGTCGCAGGCCGAGCCGGCGCGGCGGGCGGAGATGACTCAGCCGCAGATCTCCGACATCGAGGGCGGAGACTCCGTACCGACTCTGCCGCTGCTCACCCGTCTGGCCAAGGCTCTGGACGCGGCACTGACCATCGGCCTGGATCGTGACACGTCGGCTTTCACCTTCACCCCGCACGGAGGTCATCAGCCGGAGGAAGCGTCGGCGGATGGACGCGGCTCGGCGGCTTGA
- a CDS encoding TauD/TfdA dioxygenase family protein: MTVTNTAPPATLREARIPGDGLYEGQRVLRRVPEGWEERPYELFELEPQARTIGAEIRGVDLSRPLGPELRAELHRALLEWKVLFFRGQHLASDRQRAFARHWGELETNPLLAAGSSEDVVRFDKGSGSTPTFENVWHADVTFRERPALGAVLQLREVPPAGGDTLWADMAAAYDNLPQDVKDRIDGARAVHDFIPGFARFYGPERLAPHQEHFPPVEHPVVRTHPDTGRRMLFVNVSFTTRITGMPQEESDRLLRYLFQQAHIPEYQVRFRWQPGDVAFWDNRATQHYAVNDYGTHRRVAERVAIAGDRPF, translated from the coding sequence ATGACCGTCACGAACACCGCACCGCCCGCCACCCTCCGTGAGGCACGCATCCCCGGAGACGGCCTCTACGAGGGCCAGCGCGTCCTGCGCCGGGTGCCCGAGGGGTGGGAGGAGCGGCCCTACGAACTGTTCGAACTCGAGCCCCAGGCGCGCACGATCGGCGCCGAGATCAGAGGGGTCGACCTGTCCCGCCCGCTCGGCCCCGAGCTGCGCGCCGAACTCCACCGGGCCCTGCTGGAGTGGAAGGTGCTGTTCTTCCGCGGCCAGCACCTCGCCTCCGACCGGCAGCGTGCCTTCGCACGCCACTGGGGCGAGCTGGAGACCAACCCGCTGCTCGCCGCCGGTTCCAGCGAGGACGTCGTCCGCTTCGACAAGGGCAGCGGCTCCACTCCGACGTTCGAGAACGTCTGGCACGCCGACGTCACCTTCCGCGAGCGGCCGGCGCTCGGTGCCGTCCTCCAGTTGCGCGAGGTGCCGCCGGCCGGCGGCGACACCCTGTGGGCCGACATGGCCGCCGCCTACGACAACCTCCCGCAGGACGTGAAGGACCGCATCGACGGCGCCCGCGCCGTGCACGACTTCATCCCCGGTTTCGCCCGGTTCTACGGTCCCGAACGGCTCGCGCCCCACCAGGAGCACTTCCCGCCCGTGGAGCACCCCGTCGTGCGCACCCACCCCGACACCGGGCGGCGCATGCTCTTCGTGAACGTCTCCTTCACCACCCGGATCACCGGCATGCCCCAGGAGGAGAGCGACCGCCTGCTGCGCTACCTCTTCCAGCAGGCGCACATCCCCGAGTACCAGGTCCGTTTCCGCTGGCAGCCCGGCGACGTGGCGTTCTGGGACAACCGGGCCACCCAGCACTACGCGGTCAACGACTACGGCACCCACCGCCGGGTCGCCGAACGCGTCGCCATCGCAGGTGACCGCCCCTTCTGA
- a CDS encoding helix-turn-helix transcriptional regulator gives MNQGSVRVAVVARGAVARSGLAAVLEEAAHVKQTTVFRPEEFTTASPEDAVQLLILSCDVLVLWCVNGAGEGEDAWAAGLAEVVRRNGVRVLLVLPGAEVRRAASGAVVPCDGILDQDALTGEGLDEALRKAAEGIRPAVPAGRTVAAPRPSRPVPPARGAAGPRNRFPRRQLTERESRVLELLVEGLSNRQIGQALEVSEHVAKRTVALVLAKLDCPNRTQAAAVALREGLVGTGPGEALGA, from the coding sequence ATGAACCAGGGATCGGTCAGGGTCGCGGTCGTGGCGCGGGGTGCCGTCGCGCGCAGTGGGCTCGCAGCCGTGCTGGAGGAAGCGGCCCACGTGAAGCAGACCACCGTCTTCCGCCCCGAGGAGTTCACGACGGCCTCGCCCGAGGACGCCGTCCAACTGCTCATCCTCTCCTGCGACGTGCTGGTGCTCTGGTGTGTGAACGGCGCCGGGGAGGGCGAGGACGCGTGGGCCGCCGGACTGGCGGAGGTCGTCCGCCGCAACGGGGTCCGGGTCCTGCTGGTGCTGCCCGGTGCCGAGGTGCGGCGCGCCGCGTCCGGCGCGGTCGTGCCCTGTGACGGGATCCTCGACCAGGACGCCCTGACCGGCGAGGGGCTCGACGAGGCCCTGCGGAAGGCGGCCGAGGGGATCCGGCCGGCGGTGCCGGCCGGGCGGACGGTGGCGGCCCCCCGGCCCTCCCGGCCCGTCCCGCCCGCCCGGGGTGCCGCCGGGCCGCGGAACCGGTTTCCGCGGCGGCAGCTCACCGAGCGGGAGAGCCGGGTGCTGGAACTGCTGGTCGAGGGGCTCAGCAACCGGCAGATCGGGCAGGCCCTCGAGGTGTCCGAGCATGTCGCCAAGCGCACCGTCGCGCTCGTGCTGGCCAAGCTCGACTGCCCCAACCGCACCCAGGCCGCCGCAGTCGCCCTGCGCGAGGGGCTCGTGGGGACGGGCCCGGGGGAGGCCCTGGGCGCGTAG
- a CDS encoding LuxR C-terminal-related transcriptional regulator, with product MNRPLRPPRSPRAPDGLLERAGERATLERAVRQVADGGTATVLVRGRPGTGRSALLAEGAALARQAGLHVLTAPGQDGPASVSGPSALFTDDTRSTSKGPASPTGRPEPRPALWVLVEGSEGSEHSAGSGPAPLGAQADPAYELSLRPLTEHAVRTLLARAYGEEAADSLLPAATASTGGNPAVLCAALRRRPGPPPDAAEFAALADRTGRHHLRTVLARASARASALVTASAVAAGHFSFRQVCGLAGISVPDGEQARTEPAVTGLLDSAAAGPRLYDPLVAERALGLLDGDRRRELHERAARLAHREGFPQDVLGRLAARTSLDEPWVPGALHAAGVAARRSGDDDAAVVFFERSLDHGADGGLRTDVLLELAKAQSSRRPVAAERGFRRILRETDVPDRSGALLFAADVLALRAGDDAAAALGAAAARATSEAERRTLRGLHALAAETRPPGPAPDALSPGPWDGRGTPEFDATRAAAGAWRHCLAGQKIDEARRLAGSVLIRAGNGLFTPRLFAARVLAVAEDVALARSGLQRITAEARRHRVSPVTGQALLGLAELALRTGELEQARERLAEAVAEVPRHHWHPRALPGLTAVEALVALESGRTDLAESVLARSARTEVPPDRTGYGLGPARLLFARGVLCLRTGRTSEARAQLRECGRMLRPLGCVNPAVIPWRSHLAMAEAACAAPQAAERLVVESLTAARAWGAPGAVGAVHLWAGPALPDRTALGHLRTAVRLLAGMPTRRLYARAMVALASALLDTGRSAEARSLLDEAVRRGRPFPLTEEVAARLAAQPGSNRARLSPAQLRVALLAAEGRSNTAIAKELSVGVRTVELHLTHTYRALGINGRPDLTVALGHP from the coding sequence GTGAACCGGCCGCTCCGGCCACCGCGTTCACCCCGCGCACCCGACGGGCTCCTGGAACGGGCCGGGGAGCGGGCCACGTTGGAGCGGGCCGTACGCCAGGTCGCGGACGGCGGGACGGCGACCGTCCTCGTGCGTGGCCGCCCGGGCACCGGACGCAGCGCCCTGCTCGCCGAGGGCGCGGCCCTCGCCCGGCAGGCCGGCCTGCACGTCCTCACGGCCCCCGGACAGGACGGACCCGCCTCGGTCAGCGGCCCGTCGGCCCTGTTCACCGACGACACCCGGAGCACATCGAAGGGGCCCGCTTCCCCCACCGGCCGCCCGGAACCGCGACCCGCGTTGTGGGTGCTCGTCGAGGGCTCCGAGGGCTCCGAGCACTCTGCGGGCTCCGGCCCGGCGCCGCTCGGCGCACAGGCCGATCCCGCATACGAGTTGTCGCTGCGCCCGCTGACCGAGCACGCCGTACGGACGCTGCTCGCACGGGCGTACGGCGAGGAGGCGGCCGACTCGCTCCTGCCGGCCGCGACCGCCTCGACCGGCGGCAACCCGGCGGTCCTGTGCGCCGCGCTCCGGCGACGGCCCGGCCCGCCCCCCGACGCCGCCGAATTCGCCGCGCTCGCCGACCGGACGGGCCGGCACCATCTGCGGACCGTACTGGCGCGAGCGTCCGCGCGGGCGTCCGCACTCGTCACGGCGAGCGCGGTGGCGGCGGGGCACTTCTCGTTCCGCCAGGTCTGCGGGTTGGCCGGGATCTCCGTGCCGGACGGCGAGCAGGCGCGTACGGAGCCGGCCGTCACCGGTCTGCTCGACTCCGCCGCCGCAGGGCCCCGGCTGTACGACCCGCTGGTGGCCGAGCGGGCCCTCGGCCTCCTGGACGGTGACCGGCGCCGTGAACTCCACGAGCGTGCCGCGCGGTTGGCGCACCGCGAGGGTTTCCCGCAGGACGTGCTCGGCCGGCTGGCCGCACGGACCTCGCTGGACGAACCCTGGGTCCCCGGCGCGCTCCACGCAGCGGGGGTGGCCGCGCGCCGGTCCGGCGACGACGACGCGGCGGTGGTGTTCTTCGAACGGTCGTTGGACCACGGAGCGGACGGCGGGCTGCGCACGGACGTCCTGCTGGAACTGGCGAAGGCCCAGTCCTCGCGGCGGCCGGTGGCGGCCGAGCGCGGATTCCGGCGGATCCTGCGGGAGACCGACGTCCCGGACCGGTCCGGGGCCCTGCTGTTCGCCGCCGACGTGCTGGCGCTGCGCGCCGGGGACGACGCGGCGGCGGCGCTCGGCGCGGCGGCGGCGCGGGCGACGTCGGAGGCCGAGCGGCGTACGCTGCGCGGCCTGCACGCGCTGGCCGCGGAGACCCGTCCACCCGGACCGGCGCCGGACGCCCTGTCCCCCGGCCCGTGGGACGGCCGGGGGACGCCGGAGTTCGACGCGACCCGGGCCGCGGCCGGGGCCTGGCGGCACTGTCTGGCCGGGCAGAAGATCGACGAGGCCCGCCGACTGGCCGGGAGCGTGCTGATCCGGGCGGGAAACGGGCTGTTCACTCCCCGGCTGTTCGCCGCGCGCGTGCTCGCCGTCGCCGAGGACGTGGCGCTGGCCCGGTCCGGGCTGCAGCGGATCACGGCCGAGGCGCGACGGCACAGGGTGAGCCCCGTGACCGGTCAGGCACTGCTGGGGCTTGCGGAACTCGCCTTGCGTACGGGCGAGTTGGAGCAGGCAAGGGAGCGGCTGGCAGAGGCGGTCGCCGAGGTGCCCAGGCACCACTGGCATCCGCGGGCGCTGCCGGGACTGACCGCGGTGGAGGCACTCGTCGCCCTGGAGTCCGGCCGGACGGACCTGGCGGAGTCGGTCCTGGCGCGGTCGGCCCGGACGGAGGTCCCGCCGGACCGCACCGGGTACGGTCTGGGCCCTGCCCGCCTGCTGTTCGCCCGGGGCGTCCTCTGCCTGCGCACCGGCCGGACCTCCGAGGCGAGGGCGCAGTTGCGCGAGTGCGGCCGGATGCTGCGGCCCCTCGGCTGTGTGAACCCCGCCGTCATTCCCTGGCGTTCGCATCTCGCCATGGCGGAGGCGGCCTGCGCGGCCCCGCAGGCGGCGGAGCGCCTGGTGGTCGAGAGCCTCACGGCGGCCCGGGCCTGGGGCGCGCCGGGCGCGGTCGGCGCCGTCCACCTCTGGGCGGGGCCGGCCCTCCCCGACCGTACGGCGCTCGGGCACCTACGGACCGCGGTACGTCTGCTCGCCGGCATGCCGACCCGGAGACTGTACGCGCGGGCGATGGTTGCGCTGGCCTCCGCCCTGCTCGACACCGGCCGGTCGGCGGAGGCACGGAGCCTGCTCGACGAGGCGGTCAGACGGGGCCGGCCGTTCCCGCTCACCGAGGAGGTCGCCGCCCGGCTCGCCGCCCAGCCCGGCTCGAACCGGGCCCGGCTGAGTCCGGCCCAGCTGCGGGTCGCCCTGCTGGCGGCGGAGGGCCGGTCGAACACGGCGATCGCCAAGGAACTGTCGGTCGGCGTCCGCACCGTCGAACTCCACCTGACGCACACCTACCGCGCCCTGGGCATCAACGGCCGCCCCGACCTCACGGTGGCGCTGGGCCACCCGTGA